One Aneurinibacillus migulanus genomic window, TGGTGTAAATAACATCTTCCTCTGTATGAGCTGTAGTAATGAACCAGGCTTCATATTTGGAAGGAGCAAGACATACCCCTTCTTCCAAAATAGCGCGGAAGAAGCGAGCGAATTGTTCGCTGTCGGCAGTATTAGCGTCATCATAGTTTTTTACCGGCTGATCGGTAAAGTACATGGCTAATGCACCGACTACACGATTAATGGTAACAGGAACGCCTGCTTCATCTGCTGCTTGCTTAAGCCCGTCGCCAAGCAATTTGCCCAATCTATGCATTTCTTCATAAACCCCTGGCTGTTCCAGTACTTCCAGGCATGCGATACCCGCTTGCATGGATAATGGATTTCCAGCATGTGTTCCGGCTTGATATGCTGGTCCGAGAGGCGCTACTTTCTCCATAATGCTCTTGCGTCCGCCATATGCGCCGATTGGAAGACCTCCGCCTATGATTTTGCCGAGTGCTGTCAAATCCGGTTCGATACCGAGGAGGTTTTGGGCTCCACCGTATGTAAAACGGAAGCCTGTAATGACTTCATCATAAATAACCAATGCTCCGGCCTCGTGGGTAATGCGGTTGACTTCTTCCAGAAAACCTTCTTCCGGCGCAACAATACCGAAGTTACCTACAATCGGTTCCACCAGTACACCGGCTACTTGATCCCCCCATTTTTCCATTGCCTGAGCGAATGCGTCGATATCGTTGTACGGTACAGTGATGACCTCGTCGGCGATTGATTGCGGGATACCTGCGCTGTCCGGAATTCCGAGAGTGGAAGGGCCTGAGCCTGCGGCAACAAGGACAAGGTCAGAGTGGCCGTGGTAGCAACCGGCGAACTTCATGATTTTGTTCCGGCCTGTATAAGCGCGTGCGACACGGATGGTACTCATAACGGCTTCCGTGCCGGAGTTATTAAAGCGGATTTTTTCCATGGAAGGGATCGCTTCGCGAATTTTGCGGGCGAATACTGTTTCCCATGGTGTTGGCGTACCGTATAATACGCCGTTTTTCGCTGCGTTGATGATAGCTTCGGTGATGTGAGGATGCGCATGTCCGGTAATAATCGGTCCATACGCTGCCAGATAGTCTATGTATTTGTTGCCATCCACATCCCAGAAATAGGCACCTTCCGCTTTTGCCATAGTGACGGGTGCGCCGCCACCTACCGCTTTAAATGCGCGGGATGGACTGTTTACCCCTCCGACGATAACATCTAATGCTTCCGTATACAGTTCTTCAGAACGTGTGAAATTCAAGATTCATTCCTCCTATATCAATTGCGCTTACTCTTTTGAAATAGATAACCTCTTACTACATTAAAATTTTACTGTTTAGTAAAAGTGATTACAAGGAGAAGGAGGTTCCGCAGGGGATGTTGGAACATTCACACGACAGAGGATTCCCCCTGCTTATGGCAGTAGGGGTTTCCTATACGAAAGTAATGAAAACTAATTGCAAAAGATGTATGATAGCTAGTGGAACAAAAACGGAGGGAAGGTAAGATGCTACGAATTGAAGCGAAAGGACTTACAAAAGAATTTAAGTCACATATTAGCCGTCCGGGACTTACCGGTGCGTTTCGTGATTTATTCAATCGACAGTATCGAACGATGCGTGCTGTTAACGGAATCGATCTTGAAATTGCTCCTGGTGAAATCGTCGGCTATATAGGCGAGAATGGAGCAGGCAAGTCGACTACCATTAAAATGCTCACCGGCATTCTTATGCCTACGTCGGGTTATCTTCGCGTAAATGGCATGGACCCGCACCGTGAACGAGAAAAATTCGTGCGTACGATTGGCGTTGTATTTGGTCAGCGAAGCCAGCTTTGGTGGGACATTGCGGTTCAGGAATCGTTTACGCTTTTGAAAAAAGTATATCGGCTCTCGGATGAAGACTATAAAAGCCACATGGGCCACGTAATTGAGGTGCTCGAAATCGGAGAGTTGCTGAATAAACCGGTACGCAAGCTTAGCCTTGGACAGCGAATGCGCTGTGAGCTGGCAGCTGCGCTTATTCACAATCCGCCATTATTGTTTCTCGACGAGCCCACGATTGGTCTTGATGTGCTGGTCAAATTGAAAATTCGCGAGTTTTTGAAAGAGATTAACCAGAAATATGGTACAACGATCCTGTTAACCACACACGATTTGTCGGATATTGAAGCGCTGTCGTCACGCGTCGTTATGCTTGATAATGGTAATATTATTTATGATGGCGGGCTGAATGAGTTGCGCACCACATGGGGAAATGAAAAGAGGGTTATGATTGAGTTCACGAGACCTGCTGAGCTAGAGGACTTGGAACGCCTGACTGGTACGTTGCCCGTCATATGGCAAAAGGAAAACGAAGTGCGATTCCGGGCAGTATTTGGGGAAGAGGATGCCGCTGTATCAGATTTATTATCTCGCATTATTTCTCATTATGAAGTGAAGGATATTTCTATTGAAGCAGTGAGTACAGAAGAGATTGTACGTAACATCTATCAAGAGGGGATTACGCATGTTTAGCATGTACGCGGAAATTATCCGCATCCGCTTTTTGACAATGCTCGCGTATCGTGTGAACTATTACAGCGGCATTGTTGTCTATAGCATTAATATCGGGGCGTATTATTTTTTGTGGAATGCGATTTATGGCGGGCAGCCCAGCATGGGCGGATTAACTGCACAGCAGATGGTTACGTACGTGGCCATTAGTTGGATGGCCCGTGCATTTTATTTTAATAATATTGACCAAGAGATGGCGATGGATATTAAACAGGGAAAAGTCGCCATTGAGATGATACGGCCATATAACTATGTAACAGTTAAGCTTATGCAGGGATTCGGCGAAGGAATTTTTCGATTGCTATTCTTTTCTGTACCGGGCATGCTAATCGTCAGCTTTATCTTTCCGATTTATTATCCGGACAGTGGTGTAACCTGGAGTTGGTATTTGCTCAGCCTGATGATTAGTTTTGTCGTTAATACGCAGATTAACCTGATTACAGGCTTATTAACGTTCTTTTTTTATAATAATGAAGGGATTATGAGAGCGAAACGAGTGATTGTTGATTTGTTTTCAGGATTAATCCTGCCGATCAGCTTTTATCCCGAATGGGCTCAGGAGATACTGAAATATTTACCCTTTCAGGCGATTAGTTACTTGCCGGGTATGATTTTTACAGGAGGAATGGTGGGAGAGAAGGTCCACACGGCACTGCTTATTCAATTCGTATGGGTAATCGTATTGCT contains:
- a CDS encoding glutamate-1-semialdehyde 2,1-aminomutase, yielding MNFTRSEELYTEALDVIVGGVNSPSRAFKAVGGGAPVTMAKAEGAYFWDVDGNKYIDYLAAYGPIITGHAHPHITEAIINAAKNGVLYGTPTPWETVFARKIREAIPSMEKIRFNNSGTEAVMSTIRVARAYTGRNKIMKFAGCYHGHSDLVLVAAGSGPSTLGIPDSAGIPQSIADEVITVPYNDIDAFAQAMEKWGDQVAGVLVEPIVGNFGIVAPEEGFLEEVNRITHEAGALVIYDEVITGFRFTYGGAQNLLGIEPDLTALGKIIGGGLPIGAYGGRKSIMEKVAPLGPAYQAGTHAGNPLSMQAGIACLEVLEQPGVYEEMHRLGKLLGDGLKQAADEAGVPVTINRVVGALAMYFTDQPVKNYDDANTADSEQFARFFRAILEEGVCLAPSKYEAWFITTAHTEEDVIYTIEAARKSFIKMHKN
- a CDS encoding ABC transporter ATP-binding protein; translated protein: MLRIEAKGLTKEFKSHISRPGLTGAFRDLFNRQYRTMRAVNGIDLEIAPGEIVGYIGENGAGKSTTIKMLTGILMPTSGYLRVNGMDPHREREKFVRTIGVVFGQRSQLWWDIAVQESFTLLKKVYRLSDEDYKSHMGHVIEVLEIGELLNKPVRKLSLGQRMRCELAAALIHNPPLLFLDEPTIGLDVLVKLKIREFLKEINQKYGTTILLTTHDLSDIEALSSRVVMLDNGNIIYDGGLNELRTTWGNEKRVMIEFTRPAELEDLERLTGTLPVIWQKENEVRFRAVFGEEDAAVSDLLSRIISHYEVKDISIEAVSTEEIVRNIYQEGITHV
- a CDS encoding ABC transporter permease → MFSMYAEIIRIRFLTMLAYRVNYYSGIVVYSINIGAYYFLWNAIYGGQPSMGGLTAQQMVTYVAISWMARAFYFNNIDQEMAMDIKQGKVAIEMIRPYNYVTVKLMQGFGEGIFRLLFFSVPGMLIVSFIFPIYYPDSGVTWSWYLLSLMISFVVNTQINLITGLLTFFFYNNEGIMRAKRVIVDLFSGLILPISFYPEWAQEILKYLPFQAISYLPGMIFTGGMVGEKVHTALLIQFVWVIVLLLPIWLMWWRARKSVVIQGG